The following coding sequences lie in one Merismopedia glauca CCAP 1448/3 genomic window:
- a CDS encoding 2Fe-2S iron-sulfur cluster-binding protein, translating into MPKVTAQGKTFECAIGSNLRQVLLENEIDLYNGAFKVLNCHGLGTCGTCAVKVEGEVSPVETREKIRRSLPPHSLEKDRRLSCQTKVLGDVRVTKYSGGWGEKDEVVWSPVG; encoded by the coding sequence ATGCCCAAAGTTACGGCTCAAGGAAAAACTTTTGAGTGTGCAATTGGTAGCAACTTGCGCCAGGTATTACTTGAAAATGAGATTGACTTGTACAATGGCGCTTTCAAAGTCCTCAATTGTCATGGATTGGGAACCTGCGGAACTTGCGCCGTCAAAGTAGAAGGTGAGGTTTCCCCAGTAGAAACTAGAGAAAAAATCCGTAGATCCTTACCTCCCCACTCTTTAGAGAAAGATCGCCGTCTGAGTTGTCAAACCAAAGTTCTGGGTGATGTCAGAGTTACCAAATACAGTGGTGGTTGGGGAGAAAAAGACGAGGTAGTTTGGTCGCCTGTAGGTTAG
- a CDS encoding bifunctional serine/threonine-protein kinase/ABC transporter substrate-binding protein produces the protein MEIYCTRPGCAQPLNSFPDLDDSTVLKTVHQRHCTTCGMPLILDGRYLPLQLLRRGGFGAAFIGCDRRTPGLRRCVVKQLQLNPNFSPDQLEIATKLFHREAEVLEKLGEHPRIPRFFAFLELISSPSPPYPQQKFFYLVQDYIEGLDLHKELQARGRFSEAEVVQLLREILEILDFIHSQGAIHRDIKPSNIMRDLQGKLYLVDFGAVKQVVTTATSVPGGLEGSLTGVFTPEYAPWEQRQCRAIYPSSDLYALAVTCLNLLTAKQPPALFDPQTNAWSWRTPDVQVSDRLASILNRMLCDRPTDRFQSARDVLEALNASLLGSTPPPTPAPYFPQTSLPNSPNRKRLIIAGVLGTAIVGIGAIAIFNWLRPIPGNGSADSRSSFGAKILVTSEGGNNSAKFQQLKKAGVAAIAKKNYPEAVTQLEAALQENPNAPETRIYLNNALIGNQKSYTIATSVPITEDTNYRTLEMLRGFAQAQQEVNQTGGVNGAKIKLEIFDDEDKAEVAESIAQELVKRSDVLGVVGHNSSAVSLAAAKIYNQNKLVFITPISITNQLTSADKPYIFRTNVKGDLVAQELANYMLTKSPKRKAAIFYVPGVPYSEDLKAQFSNKVASSGGQIVGNFEFTSPTFNPDTSLQKAIQNGAEAIVLFPTYSQRNKAWNVLRVKQRKYPQLSVFGDIATLYSFDTLQEAGEAATGMILGVSWHVAESDSQFSRDSQQLWKGGINWATATSYNAIKALGTAIESETQPSRERVQNILANSQFTGAGGNFQFFNGEPTEKFTLVKVDKTPPNYPFTSGTGYDFIPLK, from the coding sequence ATGGAAATTTATTGCACTCGTCCTGGTTGTGCCCAACCCCTAAACTCGTTTCCCGACTTAGACGACAGTACAGTTCTGAAAACTGTGCATCAAAGACACTGTACCACTTGCGGGATGCCATTAATTTTGGACGGGCGCTATTTGCCTTTACAACTACTGCGTCGGGGAGGATTTGGGGCAGCATTTATTGGTTGCGATCGCCGTACTCCTGGGTTAAGGCGCTGTGTTGTCAAACAATTGCAGCTTAACCCGAACTTTAGCCCCGATCAGCTAGAAATTGCCACGAAACTATTTCATCGAGAAGCCGAAGTTTTAGAAAAATTGGGCGAACATCCCAGGATACCGCGCTTTTTTGCTTTCTTAGAACTGATTTCTTCACCTTCTCCCCCATATCCCCAACAAAAGTTTTTTTACTTAGTCCAAGATTATATTGAAGGATTAGACTTACATAAAGAATTGCAAGCTAGAGGCAGATTTAGCGAAGCTGAAGTAGTGCAATTATTGCGCGAAATTTTAGAAATTTTAGACTTTATTCACTCTCAAGGGGCGATTCACCGCGATATTAAACCCTCTAATATCATGCGTGACCTGCAAGGTAAACTCTACCTGGTAGACTTTGGGGCTGTCAAGCAGGTAGTAACTACAGCTACCAGCGTTCCTGGGGGGCTAGAAGGGAGTTTAACAGGGGTGTTTACTCCTGAATATGCTCCTTGGGAACAACGCCAGTGTCGCGCCATTTACCCCTCGTCAGACTTATATGCTTTGGCGGTGACGTGCTTAAATTTACTCACGGCTAAACAACCCCCAGCTTTATTCGATCCTCAGACAAATGCTTGGAGTTGGCGCACTCCTGATGTCCAAGTAAGCGATCGCTTGGCGAGTATCTTGAATCGAATGCTGTGCGATCGCCCAACGGATAGGTTTCAGTCAGCCAGAGATGTACTAGAAGCCTTAAATGCTTCTTTGCTAGGAAGTACCCCTCCACCCACTCCTGCTCCTTATTTTCCCCAAACTTCTCTACCAAATTCCCCAAACCGGAAGCGCTTAATTATCGCTGGGGTTTTAGGAACAGCAATTGTGGGAATAGGAGCGATCGCAATTTTCAACTGGTTGCGCCCTATTCCTGGAAATGGAAGTGCTGACAGTCGTAGCAGCTTTGGAGCTAAGATTTTAGTCACTTCTGAAGGGGGAAACAATAGCGCCAAATTTCAACAATTAAAAAAGGCTGGAGTGGCGGCGATCGCTAAGAAAAATTATCCAGAAGCTGTGACCCAATTAGAAGCAGCTTTGCAAGAAAATCCTAATGCTCCAGAAACTCGGATCTACCTGAATAATGCTTTAATTGGCAATCAAAAAAGTTATACCATTGCCACCTCTGTACCTATTACTGAAGACACTAATTATCGCACTTTAGAAATGTTACGGGGATTTGCTCAAGCACAACAAGAAGTGAATCAAACTGGTGGGGTAAATGGAGCTAAAATTAAGTTAGAAATATTTGATGATGAGGACAAAGCAGAAGTAGCTGAAAGCATTGCTCAAGAGTTGGTGAAAAGATCTGATGTTTTAGGTGTTGTTGGTCATAATAGTAGTGCAGTTAGCCTCGCTGCTGCCAAAATTTATAATCAAAATAAGTTGGTTTTTATCACTCCAATTAGTATTACTAACCAACTCACTAGTGCTGACAAACCTTATATTTTTAGAACCAATGTTAAAGGCGATCTAGTTGCTCAAGAGTTAGCTAATTATATGCTAACTAAATCCCCGAAGCGGAAAGCAGCTATTTTTTATGTTCCTGGAGTTCCTTATAGTGAAGATCTCAAAGCTCAGTTTTCTAATAAAGTAGCATCTAGTGGGGGACAAATTGTGGGAAATTTTGAGTTTACTTCCCCTACTTTTAACCCTGATACTAGTTTACAAAAAGCGATTCAAAACGGTGCAGAAGCGATCGTTTTATTCCCAACTTACAGCCAGAGAAATAAAGCTTGGAATGTGTTACGGGTGAAACAGCGCAAGTATCCTCAACTGAGTGTTTTTGGAGATATTGCCACCTTGTATAGTTTTGATACGCTTCAAGAGGCAGGAGAAGCTGCTACAGGTATGATTTTAGGAGTATCCTGGCACGTAGCTGAAAGTGACTCGCAATTTTCTCGAGATTCTCAGCAACTTTGGAAAGGTGGGATTAACTGGGCAACTGCTACCTCTTATAATGCCATTAAAGCTTTGGGTACAGCCATAGAATCTGAAACCCAACCTTCTAGAGAAAGGGTGCAAAATATTCTAGCTAATAGTCAATTTACTGGTGCGGGAGGAAACTTTCAGTTTTTCAATGGGGAACCAACTGAAAAATTTACCCTAGTCAAAGTAGATAAAACTCCCCCTAATTATCCCTTTACGTCTGGAACTGGTTATGACTTTATTCCTCTTAAGTGA
- a CDS encoding MFS transporter, with protein sequence MSVLQSRNCRLFFRGQAISLIGTWMTQTASLWLVYQLMNSSLYLGLIGFIEQIPSFILVPFTGGLIEQGNRRQILLITQSLSMFHALILALLVWWQAVHLEHLIILGLFKGVVNAFDITARQVFIAEMIEDKADLGQAIGINALIISSARLLGPGIAGILIASVGVGVCFFIDGISYLAAIIALLGIKITSKSLTKTFTSPWQRFKDGLNYVIHNSPLRSILSLLALISFLAASYPTLMPIFAKEVLLGSSDTLGFLLACAGIGSLAGSLYLSQYKNRMKLPSILIFSTIGLGFSLIGFAQSKALWLSLIMMFGVGFCLVLQVAISNTLIQTLVADNRRGIVMSLFTLAYIGITPFGNLFVGEVASKLGVSYTLTINGILCLLGLIIVKKQLPNLSKLE encoded by the coding sequence ATGTCGGTTTTACAATCTAGAAATTGTCGCTTGTTTTTCCGGGGGCAAGCTATTTCTTTGATCGGCACCTGGATGACCCAAACGGCTAGTTTGTGGTTGGTATATCAATTGATGAATTCTTCTTTATATCTCGGATTAATTGGGTTTATTGAGCAAATTCCTAGTTTCATTTTAGTGCCTTTCACCGGAGGATTAATCGAACAGGGAAATCGACGACAAATTTTGTTGATTACTCAATCTCTTTCCATGTTCCACGCTTTAATATTAGCGCTTCTAGTCTGGTGGCAAGCAGTGCATCTTGAACATTTAATTATCTTGGGTTTATTTAAAGGGGTAGTGAATGCTTTTGATATCACGGCGAGGCAAGTTTTTATTGCAGAAATGATCGAAGATAAAGCAGATTTAGGACAGGCGATCGGAATTAATGCTTTAATTATTAGTTCAGCTAGATTATTAGGACCTGGAATCGCCGGAATTTTAATTGCTTCTGTCGGAGTTGGGGTTTGTTTTTTCATCGACGGAATTAGTTATCTAGCTGCTATTATTGCTTTATTAGGAATTAAGATTACATCCAAATCTTTGACTAAAACTTTTACTTCTCCTTGGCAACGCTTTAAAGATGGTTTAAATTATGTGATCCATAATTCTCCTCTGCGTTCGATTCTTTCTTTATTAGCTTTAATTAGTTTTTTAGCTGCTTCTTATCCTACACTAATGCCAATCTTTGCTAAAGAGGTTTTATTGGGAAGTTCAGACACTCTTGGCTTTTTATTAGCTTGTGCTGGAATTGGTTCTTTAGCGGGAAGTTTATATTTAAGTCAGTATAAAAACCGCATGAAACTCCCAAGTATTTTAATATTTTCTACCATAGGATTGGGATTTAGTTTAATCGGATTTGCTCAATCTAAAGCACTTTGGCTGTCATTAATCATGATGTTTGGAGTTGGGTTTTGTTTGGTATTACAAGTGGCAATTAGCAACACATTAATCCAAACTTTGGTAGCGGATAATCGGCGAGGAATTGTGATGAGTTTATTTACCCTTGCTTATATCGGGATTACCCCTTTTGGGAATTTATTTGTGGGAGAAGTAGCTAGTAAGTTAGGTGTGAGTTATACGTTAACTATTAATGGAATTCTCTGTTTATTAGGACTAATTATAGTCAAGAAACAGCTACCAAATTTGAGTAAATTAGAGTAA
- the cimA gene encoding citramalate synthase: MNSDRSEKIWIYDTTLRDGAQREGLSLSIEDKLRIAKQLDKLGVPFIEGGWPGANPKDVQFFWQLQEEPLQQAEVTAFCSTRRPGILAAQDPMLQPILAAGTRWVTIFGKSWDLHVIEGLKTTLAENLAMIADTIAYLISQGRQVIYDAEHWFDGYKRNPEYALKTLETAIASGAQWIVLCDTNGGTLPHEVSQIVAEVRQAFPNSDLKLGIHTHNDSDLAVANALAAVIAGVKMVQGTMNGYGERCGNANLCSVIPNLQLKLGYSCITDTQLTELTQTSRFVSEVVNLAPDDHAPFVGRSAFAHKGGIHVSAVERNPLTYEHLEPELIGNQRRIVISDQAGLSNILVKARTFGINLDKKDPACRQILDKLKELEHEGYQFEAAEASFELLMREALGKRQELFELKGWSVHCDMLAGTTMQYKNSLATVKVAVKGQDILAAAEGNGPVSALDAALREALINFYPAISHFHLTDYKVRILDSGVGTSAKTRVLVESSNSYERWTTVGVSGNILEASYLAVVEAIEYGLLMHSCSINPDCMENLYPKGVTTSLDQSGVKR, from the coding sequence ATGAACAGCGATCGCTCTGAGAAAATTTGGATCTACGACACCACTTTAAGAGATGGAGCGCAAAGAGAAGGTTTATCTCTGTCGATTGAAGATAAACTGAGAATTGCTAAACAATTAGATAAACTGGGTGTGCCGTTTATTGAAGGTGGTTGGCCAGGAGCAAATCCCAAGGATGTCCAATTTTTCTGGCAACTTCAGGAAGAACCGCTTCAACAGGCTGAAGTTACGGCTTTTTGTTCTACCCGTCGTCCTGGAATATTAGCGGCTCAAGATCCGATGCTACAACCGATTTTGGCAGCCGGAACTCGCTGGGTGACTATTTTCGGTAAATCATGGGATTTGCACGTTATAGAGGGTTTAAAGACCACTCTGGCTGAGAATTTAGCGATGATTGCCGATACGATCGCCTATCTCATTTCTCAAGGTAGGCAGGTGATCTATGACGCGGAACACTGGTTTGATGGCTACAAGCGTAACCCCGAATATGCACTCAAGACGTTAGAAACGGCGATCGCTTCTGGGGCGCAATGGATTGTCTTGTGCGATACTAATGGTGGGACTTTACCCCATGAAGTCAGTCAAATAGTCGCTGAGGTAAGGCAAGCTTTCCCTAATTCTGACTTAAAGTTAGGAATACACACTCACAACGATTCAGATCTAGCTGTAGCTAACGCTCTGGCGGCAGTAATAGCTGGGGTAAAAATGGTTCAAGGGACGATGAACGGCTATGGGGAACGGTGTGGAAATGCTAATCTTTGTTCTGTGATTCCTAACTTACAACTCAAGCTGGGCTATAGTTGCATTACCGACACCCAATTGACTGAACTTACCCAAACCAGTCGCTTTGTCAGCGAAGTCGTCAACCTCGCACCAGACGATCATGCACCATTTGTCGGACGTTCTGCATTTGCTCATAAAGGTGGGATTCACGTCTCAGCAGTAGAACGCAATCCCCTTACCTACGAACACCTAGAACCAGAATTAATCGGGAACCAAAGGCGAATTGTGATTTCCGATCAAGCTGGGTTAAGTAATATTTTGGTCAAGGCGCGGACATTTGGGATTAATCTAGACAAGAAAGATCCAGCTTGTAGGCAGATTTTGGACAAACTCAAAGAATTAGAACACGAAGGCTACCAATTTGAAGCAGCAGAGGCAAGTTTTGAGTTATTAATGCGTGAGGCTTTAGGTAAGCGTCAAGAACTGTTTGAACTCAAAGGTTGGTCAGTCCACTGTGATATGTTGGCAGGTACTACTATGCAGTATAAAAACTCTTTGGCAACTGTGAAAGTAGCTGTCAAAGGTCAAGATATCTTAGCTGCTGCTGAAGGAAATGGTCCAGTTTCTGCTTTAGATGCAGCTTTACGGGAAGCTTTAATCAATTTCTACCCAGCTATTTCTCACTTTCATCTCACCGATTATAAAGTACGGATTCTCGATAGTGGTGTGGGAACTTCCGCCAAAACTCGCGTTTTAGTCGAATCTAGTAACAGTTACGAACGGTGGACAACTGTAGGGGTTTCCGGCAATATTTTGGAAGCGTCTTATTTAGCAGTCGTAGAAGCGATCGAATATGGTTTGTTGATGCATTCTTGTAGTATTAATCCAGATTGTATGGAGAATCTATACCCTAAAGGTGTGACAACCTCGTTAGATCAAAGCGGTGTCAAAAGATGA